The genomic window AATCGGCCCTGGCTCATTGCCGAAATTCCCAATCCAGGGCACTTATTTTTTAGATACAAGCGCAGCGGCAATAGAGAAGTTAGAACAACAAGGAGGCAAAGGAGTAGTTTTAAGCGCCGAACAACCTTTTCCTTTTGCTGACGGATTCTTTGATTTAGTCGGGGCTTTTGAAGTTTTTGAACATCTTGAGAATCCAGAAAAAGCTCTACAGCAAGTAGCCCGTGTGCTAAAAACCGACGGACGATTCATTTTCTCTATTCCGATCCACCAAAAATATTGGACTTCTTGGGATAAATTAGCAGGCCACGTCCAAAGATTTGAACCAAAGAAATTAATGCTCTTGCTTAGTCAACAAGGATTTGAGGTAGAATGCTGTTATACTCTTCGTCTCATGTCTAAATATATTCCTATTTCTTTTCTTCAATATATTTCCAAAATAGGTTGCGCTATTATTTCTCGTTTCCCGCAAATACTATGTTATTGTCGGGATATTGGTCTTTATCCGTATCTTTGGATATTAAAAATAATCGGGCGGCCCCAATATCACACCTCTCTTAATGATGTGCCTTCAAATGGTTCATCGCTTTTGACCATATGCAGAAAAGTATAAACCGAAGGGGGTATTATAGGGTAAGGTCTGAAAAACGGACCTATTTGTTCGTAATTTAGCTTAAAGCATCAGAAGCTCAGCAATCAAGTTTCAAGCCTGCGAAAGCTGCCTTGAAACTTATTGCCTCACTTCTGAAATCGGTCCGGGAAATCGAACTTTACCCTAATATATATGCTAAAAATCGCGAGCTTTTAGCTCGCGATTTTTAGGTGGTCCTGCCTTGATTCTAAAAGGGCATTCTTGAAATAATCCAAGTGGGTGTCTAAGATGCAACCCAAGGGCTACATTCATATTTGACTCCCAAAAAAAGCTTATATCAGAATTCAATATAGAAAAGGCAGGACCGCTTTTATTGTATAATTTTCCAAACTGATAAGTCAAGTTGAAAACCTATCAACTTATTTTCTAATTTTAGAGGTTTAATATCTCTGTAATTTGTTTAATCATTGAAACGACTACCGGCGGCGCCAATAAACTATAAGAAGGAATTCCTTTATCGTCCAAAACAACCCAGGGTTCTTGTTTTATTTTAATAATTTTTTCTTTTTCATCCCATTGATAAATATATTTTGGCGTAATTTCATAATCATCAACCAACCCATCGGCTTCTTGAACGGGAACCGAATTTCTTAAAAGAACTTTGGGAATACCGTAAAGAGAAAATGATTGTTCAACTAATTTTTCATCCCCCTCTAATCTTTCTTTTATTGGTTCTATTCCCAACTCATCTCCCTCTTTGGAAACCATTCTCTGTTCTTGGCAAATGGAATTGTCGCAAATCAAATAAAAATCTTTTTTTTCTTCTTCATAGCCGATTTTTGAAGTCGGAAATAATTTTAAGTTTCTGGACATTTGGCAAAGAGGACAAACCCTGCGCCATTTTATTCTCTCTTCAATAACGGTTTTGGGAGTATCAATTAAAATGAAAATATCGGGGTCCTCCCGATAACCGATCAAATCGCGGAAAAACAAAGAATATGATATCTGGTCCATATCCCTTGGAAAACCGTCAATAAAAAGGGTTCTCTTTTTCTTTTCTTGAATTTCTCTTTTGACTAAAGTCAAAATTAATTCTGTCGGCAAAAGGGCTTTAGTGCTTCTATTTTCCAATAAAAAAATTATTTCTTTAAAAGATAAAAATCCCCGATAATTTTTCTCCAAAAAGGAGCTTAGCTCCTTTTTTCTTTTTTTATCTTTGAGTTCTTCATCAACCTCTCTGATCATATCGCCGATTGAAAAATGGGTTACTGATTCTTGACCAACAACCTCACCAAACATTTTGGAATAACTTCCTTTGCCGGAATTTTTCTTTCCCAAAAAATAAGCGACAAAAGTGTTTTCTTTTAAATATTCCTTTAATTTTTTAATTTCCGGGCCGGCTTTTAATTTAAAGTATTCCTCCCTCTCTTTTGGGTCAGTTAAATTAAATTTTTGGTTTAAGCCCTTAATTTTAGTTTTGAATATTGGGAATCGCATAAATCAACGAATAACGAATTTGTTATGAATATACGAATCAACGAATAATTCTATAATTATTACCGTCGCTTATAATCTTAATGTCGCCGTCTCGGTCGGTTCTTAGAATGGTTATATCATACTTGACTAAAGTCTCCAAGGTTTCTTGATGGGGATGGCCGTGGCGGTTGTTTTTGCCAACCGAAATTACAGCCATTTTCGGCAAAACCGATTTTAAAAATTCTTCAGAAGAAGAAGTCCTGCTTCCGTGATGAGCGATTTTTAAAATATCAGAGTTTAAGAGAGCTTTCCTTTCAAGTAATTTTTGTTCAACCGGTTTTTCAATATCAGCCGTAAATAAAAAAGAATTTTGAAGATGAACCAAACGGGCAACTATGGATGAATTATTAATCTCTTTGCTGTTTTTAATTTCTTGGCCTTCAATGTTTTTTAAGGGGTTCAAAATATCAAGATAAGTTTTTTTTCCCATTCTTACCCTTTGGTTGGCTTGAGCAATGAAAATCTCAGCTCCCTCTTTTTTAATTGCTTTTTGCCATTCCTCATAAACCGAACTATCAACTATTATTCCTGTCCATAAAATATTTTTAATTTGATATCTTTCCAAAACCGCTATCAATCCGTTTAAGTGG from Candidatus Nealsonbacteria bacterium includes these protein-coding regions:
- a CDS encoding nucleoside monophosphate kinase, producing MRFPIFKTKIKGLNQKFNLTDPKEREEYFKLKAGPEIKKLKEYLKENTFVAYFLGKKNSGKGSYSKMFGEVVGQESVTHFSIGDMIREVDEELKDKKRKKELSSFLEKNYRGFLSFKEIIFLLENRSTKALLPTELILTLVKREIQEKKKRTLFIDGFPRDMDQISYSLFFRDLIGYREDPDIFILIDTPKTVIEERIKWRRVCPLCQMSRNLKLFPTSKIGYEEEKKDFYLICDNSICQEQRMVSKEGDELGIEPIKERLEGDEKLVEQSFSLYGIPKVLLRNSVPVQEADGLVDDYEITPKYIYQWDEKEKIIKIKQEPWVVLDDKGIPSYSLLAPPVVVSMIKQITEILNL
- a CDS encoding class I SAM-dependent methyltransferase encodes the protein IGPGSLPKFPIQGTYFLDTSAAAIEKLEQQGGKGVVLSAEQPFPFADGFFDLVGAFEVFEHLENPEKALQQVARVLKTDGRFIFSIPIHQKYWTSWDKLAGHVQRFEPKKLMLLLSQQGFEVECCYTLRLMSKYIPISFLQYISKIGCAIISRFPQILCYCRDIGLYPYLWILKIIGRPQYHTSLNDVPSNGSSLLTICRKV
- a CDS encoding MBL fold metallo-hydrolase, whose translation is MKKNRNSVYLIFGILLFSNILAWLWVYDLNNPAFLRVIFFDVGQGESILLVSPKGHQVLIDGGPDSRILEKLAKEIPFWDNSLDLIVLTHPSSDHLNGLIAVLERYQIKNILWTGIIVDSSVYEEWQKAIKKEGAEIFIAQANQRVRMGKKTYLDILNPLKNIEGQEIKNSKEINNSSIVARLVHLQNSFLFTADIEKPVEQKLLERKALLNSDILKIAHHGSRTSSSEEFLKSVLPKMAVISVGKNNRHGHPHQETLETLVKYDITILRTDRDGDIKIISDGNNYRIIR